The following DNA comes from Terriglobales bacterium.
GCCATCAAGGGACCGCTCACCACGCCGGTCGGCGGAGGCATTCGCTCCCTCAACGTGGCCCTGCGCCAGATTCTCGACCTCTACGCCTGCGTGCGTCCCGTGAAGTATTACCAGGGCGTGCCCTCGCCGGTGAAACACCCCGAGCGCATGAACGTAATCATCTTCCGTGAGAACACCGAGGACGTCTACGCCGGTATCGAATGGAAGCAGGGAACGCCGGAAGGGAAGAAGCTGATCGATTTCCTCAACAACGAGATGCTGAAGGGAACGGGGAAGAAGATCCGCGAGGATTCGGGCATCGGCATCAAACCCATTTCGGTCACCGGGACCAAGCGGCTGGTGCGCATGGCTATCCAGCACGCCATTGCCAATGGCCGCAGGGTGGTCACGCTGGTCCACAAGGGCAACATCCAGAAGTTCACGGAGGGCGCCTTCCGTGAGTGGGGTTATGAACTGGCGCAACAGGAGTTTCGTGACGCCATCGTGACCGAGCGCGAGAGCTGGATCCTGGACAACAAGGACAAGAACCCGAATCTCTCGGTGGAGGACAACGCCCGCATGGTCGAACCGGGGCTGGAATTCGCCACCGAGCAATTCCGGCAACAGGTCTACGCCGAGGTGAAGGGCGTGCTCGATGCCATTTACGCCACGCACGGCCAGGGGGCGTGGAAGAAGAAGATCATGGTGAACGACCGCATCGCCGACTCCATCTTCCAACAGGTGGTCACGCGACCGGACGAGTACCACGTGCTGGCCACGCCCAATCTGAACGGCGATTACATCTCCGACGCCTGCGCGGCGCAGATCGGGGGACTGGGAATCGCCCCCGGCGCCAACATCGGCGACGAATACGCTTTCTTCGAGGCCACCCACGGCACGGCGCCCAAATACGCCGACAAGGACGTCATCAATCCCGGCTCGGTTATCCTTTCCGGCGTGATGATGTTCGACTTCCTGGGATGGAAGGAAGCGGCGCGGCTCATCGAAGATGCGCTGGAGCGTACCATCCAGCAGAAGACCGTGACCTATGATTTCGAGCGGCTGATGGAAGGAGCCACCAAGGTCAAGACCAGCGAGTTCGCCGGGCACATCATCACCAACATGGATCAGGCGAGAGTCAATACGGCCGCAGACTAGGCGACGGCAGTCCCCGTCCGCCAGTCGGTTATGAGAGAATTCACAACCAACACTTGAGGGGACTCATGCGCAAAAAAGTGACGATCGTGGGTTCGGGCAACGTGGGCGCCACCGTCGCCCACTGGATGGCGGCCAAGGAACTGGCCGACCTGGTGCTCATCGACATCATCGAAGGCGTGCCCCAGGGGAAAGGGCTCGACCTGCTCGAGGCCATGCCCATCGAGAAGCGCGACGTGCGCGTGCTGGGAACCAATGACTACGCCGATACGGCTAACTCCGACATCGTGGTCATCACCGCCGGCATCCCGCGCAAGCCCGGCATGAGCCGCGACGACCTGCTCAACACCAACTACAAGATCATGCAGGACGTGGTGGGCAAGGTGGTGGCCAACTCGCCCGATTGCATCCTCATCGTGGTCTCGAATCCGCTGGATGCCATGGCGCAGGCCGCCTACAAGCTCTCCAAGTTCTCCCGCAACCGGGTCATCGGTATGGCGGGCGTACTGGATTCCGCGCGCTTCCGCACCTTCATCGCCGAGGAACTCAAGGTCAGCGTGGAGAACGTCACCGCGTTCGTGCTGGGCGGCCACGGCGACACCATGGTGCCCTTGGCGCGCTACTCCACCGTCGCCGGCATTCCCATCACCGAATTGATGGATGCCGCGACCATCGAGCGCCTGGTGCAGCGCACGCGCGACGGCGGAGCCGAGATCGTCAAGTACCTCAAGACGGGCAGCGCCTTCTACGCACCCGCCTCGGCCGTGACAGAGATGGTAGAGGCCATCATCAGGGACAAGAAGAAGATCCTGCCCTGTGCCGCTTACCTCGAGGGGGAGTACGGGATCAGCGGCCTGTTCGTCGGCGTGCCCTGCAAGCTGGGAACTCGCGGCATCGAGGATGTCATTGAGATCAAACTGACGCCGGAAGAAGCGGCGGCGCTCAAGAAGAGCGCCGATGCCGTGAAGGAACTGGTGGGCGTCATCGGTGTATAGCAGGTTGTAGCTGCTTGGACGCCGGGGCTCTCCTCTGACAGACCCAAACAAAAACAGCACCCGGGGCGTGTGTGAAAGCTCAGTCTGGGTTAGAATCTTGCTGGGGTGAGTGCACTTCGGGAGTTCTGCTTACTCTTCTTGATCTTGGCCACGCGAAGCGAACAAATGGTCGTTCGTCCTGCCTAGCGTGCATGTGAGCTTAACCTAAGGGGTGAGTTCAGGATGAGGGTGCACCTTGTCAATCCCAGCGACGTATCTTTCGGCACTGCGGTCGTTCCTCCTCGCTGGCTTTACGTCCTGGCGTCCGCCACACCCCGCCAGTACGGCGATCCTGTCCTGGTAGACGAAACCCTCGCTGCCCTCGATCCGGCAAGCATTGAGCGGGGAGACGTGGTCGGCATCGGCATCCACACCGCGAATGCCCTGCGCGGGTACACCCTCGGCAAGATGGCACGCGACCGTGGCGCCCATGTGGTGTTTGGCGGTATTCACAGCACCCTCTATCCGGAAGAAGCCCATGAGCTGGGCGGCGCGCATGCCGTGGTGCAGGGAGACGGCGACCTGATTTGGAAGACTGTGGTGGCGGACTGCTGCGCGGGTGTCCCGAAGCGCGTGTACCGCGGAGGCCAGATCGAAGCCTCCGACTTCGCTCCCGCGCGCTGGGACCTGATTCCTCGCGAGCGCTACATGTGGGCATCGGTGCAGACGGTTCGCGGATGTCCCAAGCATTGCTCGTTCTGCTCGGTCTGGCGGACCGACGGACAACGCCCACGCCAGCGCACCTGGGACACCGTGATCAAAGAGCTGGTCGAGCTGCGGCGGCTGGGGTTCAACTTCATCGTTCTGGCGGACGACAACTTTTATCCGGTGACACTCACCGACCTCGAATTGGCGGCGCGGCAGAACAACCCCGAGCGGCTCAACCAACTGAAGGCCACGCGAGCCGACCGCTTCGAGCTGATGCACCGGATGGCGCAGCTTCCTGCGGACATGTGCTTCTTCACCCAGATCACCATGGAGGCGGCCGAAGACCCCGATTTCCTGGAGGCCATGCGGGCCGCTCGCATCAAGGGCGTGCTGGTCGGGGTGGAATCGGTTACACCCGAGGGCCTCAAGGACGTCTACAAGGACTTCAATGCCGCGGGAGAGGATCTGGTCGAGCGCCTCAGGACATTCCGGCGCCACGGCGTCTACGTGCTCGGCTCGTTTATCTTTGGCCTTCCCAGCGATCGTCCCGACACTTTCGACGCCACCGCGGAGGTGGCGGACCGAGCCCAACTCGCCTTTGCCCAGTTCGTCATGCTGACACCCTTCCCGGGCACCGTCGATTTCCAGCGCTGGGAGAAAAGCATGGAGAACAATCCGGTCCGCATCGCGAACGTTCCTTTGACGCGGCGCTGGCTCATTCCACTGGCCCTGCGCCCCAAGCTGTTTTGGGAGCACCCCGTCATGTCCGCGGACGAAATCCGCCGTCGGACGCAGGGCGCCTGGGACACGTTCTACAGTCTGCGATCCATCTGGAACCGCTCCCGCTTC
Coding sequences within:
- the mdh gene encoding malate dehydrogenase, whose translation is MRKKVTIVGSGNVGATVAHWMAAKELADLVLIDIIEGVPQGKGLDLLEAMPIEKRDVRVLGTNDYADTANSDIVVITAGIPRKPGMSRDDLLNTNYKIMQDVVGKVVANSPDCILIVVSNPLDAMAQAAYKLSKFSRNRVIGMAGVLDSARFRTFIAEELKVSVENVTAFVLGGHGDTMVPLARYSTVAGIPITELMDAATIERLVQRTRDGGAEIVKYLKTGSAFYAPASAVTEMVEAIIRDKKKILPCAAYLEGEYGISGLFVGVPCKLGTRGIEDVIEIKLTPEEAAALKKSADAVKELVGVIGV
- a CDS encoding NADP-dependent isocitrate dehydrogenase, whose translation is MAKAYNGVPVPTDGQKITYRDGRFHVPDNPILPFIEGDGTGRDIWKASRRVFDAAVEKAYGGKRRVAWYEVFAGEKAFTQFKTWLPDDTVDAVREFRVAIKGPLTTPVGGGIRSLNVALRQILDLYACVRPVKYYQGVPSPVKHPERMNVIIFRENTEDVYAGIEWKQGTPEGKKLIDFLNNEMLKGTGKKIREDSGIGIKPISVTGTKRLVRMAIQHAIANGRRVVTLVHKGNIQKFTEGAFREWGYELAQQEFRDAIVTERESWILDNKDKNPNLSVEDNARMVEPGLEFATEQFRQQVYAEVKGVLDAIYATHGQGAWKKKIMVNDRIADSIFQQVVTRPDEYHVLATPNLNGDYISDACAAQIGGLGIAPGANIGDEYAFFEATHGTAPKYADKDVINPGSVILSGVMMFDFLGWKEAARLIEDALERTIQQKTVTYDFERLMEGATKVKTSEFAGHIITNMDQARVNTAAD
- a CDS encoding radical SAM protein — encoded protein: MRVHLVNPSDVSFGTAVVPPRWLYVLASATPRQYGDPVLVDETLAALDPASIERGDVVGIGIHTANALRGYTLGKMARDRGAHVVFGGIHSTLYPEEAHELGGAHAVVQGDGDLIWKTVVADCCAGVPKRVYRGGQIEASDFAPARWDLIPRERYMWASVQTVRGCPKHCSFCSVWRTDGQRPRQRTWDTVIKELVELRRLGFNFIVLADDNFYPVTLTDLELAARQNNPERLNQLKATRADRFELMHRMAQLPADMCFFTQITMEAAEDPDFLEAMRAARIKGVLVGVESVTPEGLKDVYKDFNAAGEDLVERLRTFRRHGVYVLGSFIFGLPSDRPDTFDATAEVADRAQLAFAQFVMLTPFPGTVDFQRWEKSMENNPVRIANVPLTRRWLIPLALRPKLFWEHPVMSADEIRRRTQGAWDTFYSLRSIWNRSRFIKSWQGRLAFLLISKIYRQMYADTGMATDSARIASSGRWARWLAKPCRRLFSAQPMPNLQMPADVPAVPIPAPANLLTIAKAADGD